Proteins encoded by one window of Crassostrea angulata isolate pt1a10 chromosome 9, ASM2561291v2, whole genome shotgun sequence:
- the LOC128164003 gene encoding scavenger receptor cysteine-rich type 1 protein M130-like has translation MSVHTTPVHQTKISSKATTSLSSKMTIPVYARTVGISDVLFPFRYGGHIKLNGRELCYRSFTKTAGEALCQSKGLQYGSHNRTIMYDRYRSQLLHCSYPDLSYCYIFQRFCDEAVELHCTGYSTNPIVTTTSSPTLVRLINGESETEGRVELLHDGKWGTVCDDMFDKADGDVICRMIGYKEASQVFKYAHFSNGYGPIWQDNLQCVGNETEIGDCPSNGWGNTDCGHGEDAGVSCVPYEFGNIPLNQKTTVGNPCTLTSTPCKNGGTCVVSSNYGYTCICPEGLAGPYCQYGMFYLITLLYFRRIYHECNALHT, from the exons TCCATACGACaccagttcatcaaacaaagaTCAGTTCTAAAGCAACTACCTCATTGTCCTCTAAAATGACAATTCcag tttACGCTCGTACAGTAG GAATATCTGATGTACTGTTTCCTTTTCGTTATGGGGGACACATCAAACTCAACGGTAGGGAGCTGTGTTATAGATCCTTCACCAAAACAGCCGGGGAGGCACTCTGCCAATCAAAAGGGCTGCAGTATGGGTCACATAACAg AACAATAATGTATGACCGTTATAGATCCCAGCTGCTTCACTGTTCCTATCCAGACCTGTCTTATTGCTACATTTTCCAGAGATTTTGTGATGAGGCTGTTGAATTACATTGTACAG GATATTCCACAAATCCGATAG TTACAACAACCAGTTCTCCAACAC TTGTAAGACTTATAAATGGAGAGTCTGAGACGGAAGGTAGAGTAGAGCTGTTGCATGACGGGAAATGGGGTACGGTCTGTGACGACATGTTTGATAAAGCAGATGGTGATGTCATATGCAGAATGATTGGTTACAAAGAGGCAAG TCAAGTGTTTAAATATGCCCACTTTTCAAACGGATACGGACCAATCTGGCAAGACAATTTACAATGTGTGGGGAATGAGACAGAGATCGGAGACTGTCCCTCAAATGGATGGGGAAACACTGACTGTGGTCACGGGGAGGACGCTGGGGTTTCTTGTG tacCTTATGAGTTTGGTAACATTCCTTTGAATCAGAAGACGACGGTAGGAAACCCTTGCACTTTGACCTCGACACCGTGCAAGAATGGCGGTACATGTGTTGTCAGTTCAAATTACGGTTACACATGTATATGCCCGGAAGGACTTGCTGGACCTTACTGTCAATACGGCATGTTTTATCTAATTACGCTTTTGTATTTTCGACGAATTTATCATGAATGCAACGCATTACACACATAA